In the Solanum pennellii chromosome 5, SPENNV200 genome, one interval contains:
- the LOC107018867 gene encoding uncharacterized protein LOC107018867, which yields MGFLKEDRKTKVLRWVKTLFFLISMLISLLLFSAPILIVIADTLLPSLLLSASISPSSLSIQSLSSHLSNYDFRYSLVDIPLISIVRSVIILCVYSLCDGPRLSRGPYLGIATICSVSSLVFVSLKASYVFAHSSSMDRGGYVRVMEMALFVCSLALAVAHVVVAYRISCRERRKLLVYKIDIEAVSALKTGSFYRYLKVTPFRKTEVKLKSTESIST from the exons ATGGGGTTTTTGAAAGAAGATAGAAAAACCAAAGTTTTGAGATGGGTCaaaactctttttttcttgatttctatGTTGATATCACTTCTACTGTTTTCTGCACCAATTCTTATTGTAATTGCAGATACACTTCTTCCTTCACTTTTATTATCTGCTTCAATTTCACCATCTTCACTTTCAATTCAATCTCTTTCTTCTCACTTAAGCAACTATGATTTTCGATATTCACTTGTTGATATCCCTCTCATCTCCATCGTTAGGTCCGTCATCATTCTAT GTGTTTATAGCTTATGTGATGGACCAAGGTTATCAAGAGGGCCATATTTGGGGATTGCTACAATTTGTTCTGTTTCATCATTGGTGTTTGTGTCCTTGAAGGCTTCATATGTGTTTGCACATAGTTCGAGTATGGATCGAGGAGGATATGTTCGAGTTATGGAGATGGCGTTGTTCGTATGCTCGTTAGCATTGGCTGTTGCTCATGTAGTTGTGGCTTATAGAATTAGCTGCAGGGAAAGAAGAAAGCTTCTTGTTTACAAGATTGATATTGAAGCT GTCTCAGCATTAAAAACCGGATCTTTTTATCGATATCTTAAAGTAACTCCCTTCAGAAAGACTGAAGTAAAACTCAAATCTACAGAATCCATATCCACatga
- the LOC107020453 gene encoding phosphoinositide phospholipase C 2-like yields MSKQTYRVCFCFRRRFRVVAAEAPADVKNLFNRYSDNGVMSAENLHRFLIEVQKEENATLEDAHAIMNNLHDLKILNIFHRRGLHLDAFFKYLFADINPPLNSKLGIHQDMNAPLSHYFIYTGHNSYLTGNQLSSDCSDVPIIQALHRGVRVIELDIWPNSAKDDVEVLHGGTLTTPVALIKCLKSIKEHAFAVSEYPVVITLEDHLTTALQAKTAEMITQTFGDMLFTSDSCLKEFPSPESLKRRVLISTKPPKEYLQAKEVKETGATKGTDDTEAWGREVSDIKARYNDKDDSDEGEADDDDEEDPTSQQNTAPEYKRLIAIHAGKGKGGLSDWLRVDPDKVRRLSLSEQELGKAVVTHGKEIIRFTQRNILRIYPKGIRFDSSNYNPFNAWTHGAQMVAFNMQGYGRSLWLMHGMFRANGGCGYVKKPDILLKAGPSNKVFDPEATLPVKTTLKVTVFMGEGWYYDFEHTHFDAYSPPDFYARIGIAGVDADVVMKKTKTLEDNWIPTWDEQFEFPLTVPELALLRVEVHEYDMSEKDDFAGQTCLPVSELRQGIRAVPLHSRKGDKYNSVKLLMRFEFI; encoded by the exons atgtCCAAACAGACGTACAGAGTCTGTTTCTGTTTCCGGCGGCGGTTCCGGGTAGTCGCCGCCGAGGCTCCGGCGGATGTGAAGAATTTGTTCAATCGGTACTCCGATAATGGAGTGATGAGCGCGGAGAATCTACATCGATTTTTAATTGAGGTTCAAAAGGAGGAAAACGCTACTTTAGAGGATGCTCATGCTATTATGAATAATCTTCATGATCTTAAGATCCTCAATATTTTTCATAGGAGAGGTCTTCATCTTGATGCATTCTTCAAATATCTTTTTGCTGATATCAATCCTCCTCTTAATTCTAAGCTTGGG aTTCACCAAGATATGAATGCGCCTTTGTCTCATTACTTCATATACACAGGCCACAATTCTTATTTAACTGGGAATCAGTTGAGTAGTGATTGCAGTGATGTTCCCATTATACAGGCCCTGCACAGAGGTGTAAGAGTAATTGAATTGGATATATGGCCAAATTCCGCTAAAGATGATGTGGAAGTTCTTCATGGAGG AACGTTGACCACACCAGTTGCGCTCATCAAATGTTTGAAGTCTATCAAGGAACATGCTTTTGCTGTTTCTGAGTATCCTGTAGTAATAACACTTGAAGATCATCTAACTACAGCTCTTCAGGCAAAAACAGCGGAG ATGATCACTCAAACATTTGGAGATATGCTGTTTACTTCCGATTCATGTTTGAAAGAGTTTCCATCCCCAGAATCACTGAAAAGACGTGTTTTGATATCAACTAAGCCACCCAAAGAGTACCTTCAGGCGAAGGAAGTTAAAGAAACAGGTGCAACGAAAGGAACGGATGATACAGAAGCTTGGGGAAGGGAAGTTTCAGACATTAAAGCCAGATACAATGATAAG GATGACTCTGATGAAGGTGAAGCtgacgatgatgatgaagaagatccCACCTCGCAGCAAAATACAGCACCAGAATACAAGCGTTTAATTGCCATTCATGCTGGAAAGGGGAAAGGTGGACTGTCTGATTGGCTGAGGGTTGATCCTGATAAAGTAAGACGACTTAGCTTGAGTGAGCAAGAACTTGGAAAGGCTGTAGTTACTCATGGAAAAGAAATTATCAG GTTCACTCAGAGGAACATTCTGAGAATATACCCAAAGGGCATACGTTTTGACTCATCCAATTACAATCCTTTCAATGCATGGACACATGGAGCTCAAATGGTGGCATTCAATATGCAG GGCTATGGAAGATCACTTTGGTTAATGCATGGTATGTTCAGAGCCAATGGTGGTTGTGGATACGTTAAGAAACCAGATATACTTTTGAAAGCAGGTCCCAGTAACAAGGTCTTCGATCCTGAAGCAACTTTGCCAGTCAAAACTACATTGAAG GTCACCGTATTTATGGGTGAAGGGTGGTATTATGACTTCGAACACACACACTTTGATGCATACTCTCCTCCAGACTTCTACGCAAGG ATAGGAATTGCTGGAGTAGATGCTGATGTTGTAATGAAGAAAACAAAGACTCTTGAGGACAATTGGATACCAACTTGGGATGAACAGTTTGAATTCCCATTAACAGTTCCTGAATTGGCTCTACTCCGCGTCGAAGTTCATGAGTATGATATGTCTGAAAAAGACGATTTTGCTGGACAGACTTGTTTGCCTGTTTCAGAACTAAGACAAGGTATCCGAGCAGTACCACTCCACAGCCGCAAGGGAGATAAATACAACTCTGTCAAGCTACTTATGCGTTTCGAATTTATCTAA